One Heptranchias perlo isolate sHepPer1 chromosome 2, sHepPer1.hap1, whole genome shotgun sequence DNA segment encodes these proteins:
- the LOC137331579 gene encoding probable G-protein coupled receptor 139 — MEGLLEWIISECLPELCFPGEQKSLLLTEMHSSVIGQIILIYYPVLSAIGVPVNLVAIVILSRGKCGLSKCISVYLVGMAVADLMVVIADVILVRIKVIYLPLSFLDITPVCSFIKFLGYAATVVSVWLTVAFTFDRFVAICCEKLKTKYCTEKTAAVVLGTVSVLGCLENVPWNFTCEPRYISYNVPWRCVTKASFFTSPTWAAFDMFHLILTPCVPFCLILLLNVLTVRRILVSSRVRKGFRGRSNGENHKDPEMENRKKSIILLFSISGSFILLWMTHVAFYIYARITDIQYYYSYSDPRYITEQASVMLQLLSSCTNTCIYVLTQTKFREELKNAVKYPFNLIVKLVKS, encoded by the exons ggcttgttggaatggatcatctcagagtgcctgccggagctgtgcTTTCCAGGcgaacagaagtcactgcttctcacagaaatgcatTCTTCGGTAATCGGTCAGATAATAttaatttattatcctgttctttcagccattggagttccag ttaacttggtggcgattgtgatcctgtcccgaggaaagtgcggtctctccaaatgtatcagtgtctacctggtgggaatggcagtggccgatctcatggtcgttatcgctgATGTGATATTGGTGCGGATTAAGGTGATTTATCTCCCattgtcattcctggacattacgccagtgtgtagttttattaagtTCTTGGGTTATGCAGCCAcggtggtttctgtctggctcacagtcgcgttcacctttgatcgatttgtggccatttgttgtgagaaactgaaaactaaatattgcaccgagaaaacggcggctgtggttctgggaacagtgagtgtgctgggctgtttagagaACGTCCCTTGGAACTTTACATGTGAACCTCGATATATAAGTTATAATGTTCCCTGGCGTTGTGTGACTAAAGCCAGCTTCTTTACTTCCCCCacgtgggccgcatttgacatgtttcacctcattttaaccccttgtgtcccgttctgtctgattttgctgctcaatgttctgacggtcagacgtattttagtgtccagtcgagttcgCAAGGgattccggggccgcagcaatggagagaatcacaaggatccagagatggaaaaccgaaagaaatccatcattttactctttagtatatcgggcagttttatactgttatggatgACACATGttgcattttatatttatgcACGAATTACAGACATTCAGTATTATTACTCCTACTCAGACCCTCGTTATATCACAGAACAGGcatcagttatgctgcagcttctcagttcctgcacaaatacgtgtatttatgtcctgacccagactaaattcagggaggagctgaagaacgcggtgaaatacccattcaatctaattgttaaattagtgaaatcatag